In Micromonospora sp. WMMD980, the following are encoded in one genomic region:
- a CDS encoding DUF2469 domain-containing protein gives MSAEDLEKYETEMELQLYREYRDIVRQFSYVVETERRFYLANQVDLHVRNSDGEVYFEVEMHDAWVWDMYRPARFVKNVRVMTFKDVNVEELEKPDISLPADSGFGG, from the coding sequence ATGAGCGCGGAAGATCTCGAGAAGTACGAGACCGAGATGGAGCTGCAGCTCTACCGGGAGTACCGCGACATTGTCCGCCAGTTCTCCTACGTGGTGGAGACCGAGCGCCGGTTCTACCTGGCCAACCAGGTGGACCTGCACGTTCGCAACTCGGACGGCGAAGTCTACTTCGAGGTCGAGATGCATGACGCCTGGGTGTGGGACATGTACCGTCCCGCCCGTTTCGTCAAGAACGTCCGAGTAATGACGTTCAAGGACGTCAATGTGGAAGAGCTCGAAAAGCCCGACATCTCGCTTCCCGCAG